Proteins encoded within one genomic window of Mycolicibacterium monacense:
- a CDS encoding toxin-antitoxin system HicB family antitoxin translates to MPSKTSSAKSATASPSASPDLHSRLSVEAAEQGVSLNQWAITKLAGRLPSLDDLF, encoded by the coding sequence ATGCCGTCGAAAACCTCGAGCGCGAAATCAGCGACAGCGTCGCCGAGCGCCTCGCCGGATCTGCACAGCCGTCTCTCGGTCGAAGCAGCCGAACAGGGCGTGTCGCTGAACCAGTGGGCGATCACCAAACTCGCCGGCAGGCTGCCGTCCCTCGACGACCTCTTCTGA
- the tet(V) gene encoding tetracycline efflux MFS transporter Tet(V) — protein sequence MSTPTLDQKPARGAGRWRVLAPFAVREYRLLMAAVSLSIFAEGMWTVVMALQVIALDNDPAALSLVATCLGAGLVAFVLVGGLAADRFSQRAIIIVVEAVNFLTVGIVATLGLIDALRIWHLAVAAGVLGIAAAFFFPAYSAILPRILPAEALLAANGVEGVVRPVFQRSVGPAVAGMVVGATLPSVGALVVAALFGLGLLLLVATRPAHARPKAASTRVLHDLRDGFRFVLRTPWLLSTLLFASMFVLVVLGPIEVLLPFIAQQRFADGARAYGFILAFFGVGSALGALAVSSVRMPRRYLTVMMTMWGAGSIPLVVVGTTSSFPVMAAATFAIGVTDGAGMVIWGTLLQRRVPTDMLGRVSSLDFFVSLAFMPVSFAIVGPLSKVVSMETIFMVAGIAPVLLAAVAVTAARMPRDEIAHPLG from the coding sequence ATGAGTACGCCGACCCTCGACCAGAAGCCAGCGCGTGGCGCCGGTCGATGGCGCGTGCTCGCCCCGTTCGCCGTCCGCGAGTACCGGCTGTTGATGGCGGCGGTCTCGCTGTCGATCTTCGCCGAGGGCATGTGGACGGTCGTGATGGCGCTGCAGGTCATCGCCCTCGACAACGACCCCGCCGCGCTGTCGCTGGTCGCCACCTGCCTCGGCGCCGGCTTGGTGGCGTTCGTCCTCGTCGGCGGGCTGGCCGCCGACCGCTTCAGCCAGCGCGCCATCATCATCGTCGTCGAAGCGGTGAACTTCCTGACCGTCGGCATCGTCGCCACACTGGGATTGATTGACGCCCTTCGCATTTGGCATCTGGCCGTCGCCGCCGGGGTCCTCGGCATCGCCGCCGCGTTCTTCTTCCCCGCCTACAGCGCGATCCTCCCGCGCATCCTGCCCGCCGAAGCGCTGCTCGCCGCCAACGGCGTCGAGGGTGTGGTGCGGCCGGTGTTCCAGCGGTCGGTGGGACCCGCGGTCGCCGGCATGGTGGTCGGCGCCACGCTGCCCTCGGTCGGGGCACTCGTGGTCGCCGCCCTGTTCGGGCTCGGCCTGCTCCTGTTGGTCGCGACGCGCCCGGCGCACGCCAGGCCGAAGGCCGCGAGCACACGTGTCCTGCACGACCTGCGCGACGGTTTCCGGTTCGTGCTCCGCACCCCGTGGCTGCTGTCGACGCTGCTGTTCGCCAGCATGTTCGTCCTCGTCGTGCTCGGACCGATCGAGGTGCTGCTGCCGTTCATCGCCCAGCAGCGCTTCGCCGACGGCGCACGCGCCTACGGATTCATCCTCGCGTTCTTCGGCGTCGGCAGTGCGCTTGGCGCCCTTGCCGTCTCGTCGGTGCGGATGCCGCGGCGCTACCTCACCGTCATGATGACGATGTGGGGGGCGGGCTCGATCCCGCTCGTCGTCGTCGGGACGACGTCGTCGTTCCCGGTGATGGCCGCGGCCACCTTCGCGATCGGGGTGACCGACGGTGCCGGCATGGTGATCTGGGGGACGCTGCTGCAGCGCCGGGTGCCGACCGACATGCTCGGCCGGGTCTCCAGTCTGGACTTCTTCGTCTCGCTGGCGTTCATGCCGGTTTCGTTCGCGATCGTCGGCCCGCTGTCGAAGGTCGTGTCGATGGAGACCATCTTCATGGTCGCGGGTATCGCGCCGGTGCTGCTCGCCGCGGTTGCGGTGACGGCAGCGCGGATGCCGCGCGACGAAATCGCCCATCCCCTCGGTTGA
- a CDS encoding CPBP family intramembrane glutamic endopeptidase → MTETDRSSPTPAPCDERTGFLREARGVVMSVAAPAGEWPAVIRRRRIIVAIFVVIGFGLLGYSLSIPPGDPDFYWFTAGLAVFWTAGAFLSGPLHLGRICYRSRNQRPVITGTVVGLALGGAFVVAALVAREIPLMAEYAVRVLEHANQGALWLVVVITVVNGLAEELFFRGALYTSLGNRWNGWWAVLWSTAVYVVVTGVSTQNFMLAIAAIVLGTVCALERRATGGVLAPMLTHFFWGLVMVLALPPIFGV, encoded by the coding sequence ATGACCGAAACCGACCGATCGTCACCGACCCCCGCGCCGTGCGACGAACGGACCGGTTTTCTCCGGGAGGCACGCGGCGTCGTGATGAGCGTCGCCGCCCCGGCCGGTGAGTGGCCGGCGGTGATCCGTCGCCGCCGGATCATCGTCGCGATCTTCGTCGTGATCGGCTTCGGTCTGCTCGGCTACTCGCTGTCGATCCCGCCGGGGGACCCCGACTTCTACTGGTTCACCGCGGGACTCGCCGTCTTCTGGACCGCGGGCGCGTTCCTCTCCGGCCCACTTCACCTGGGCCGAATCTGTTATCGGAGTCGCAACCAGCGGCCGGTGATCACCGGCACCGTCGTCGGGTTGGCGCTCGGCGGTGCGTTCGTGGTGGCGGCCCTGGTGGCCCGGGAGATCCCTTTGATGGCCGAGTACGCCGTGCGGGTGCTCGAACACGCCAACCAGGGGGCGCTGTGGTTGGTCGTCGTGATCACCGTGGTCAACGGCCTGGCCGAGGAGCTGTTCTTCCGCGGCGCGCTGTACACCTCACTGGGCAACCGCTGGAACGGGTGGTGGGCGGTGCTCTGGTCGACGGCGGTGTACGTCGTGGTGACGGGTGTGAGCACGCAGAACTTCATGCTGGCCATCGCGGCGATCGTGCTCGGCACCGTGTGCGCGCTCGAACGCCGTGCGACCGGGGGAGTGCTCGCACCCATGCTCACCCACTTCTTCTGGGGCCTGGTCATGGTGCTCGCACTGCCCCCGATCTTCGGGGTCTGA